In a genomic window of candidate division TA06 bacterium B3_TA06:
- a CDS encoding CTP synthetase, translating to MAKYIFVTGGVVSSLGKGIAASSIGLLLKSRGFRVTLQKFDPYINVDPGTMNPYQHGEVFVTQDGAETDLDLGHYERFIDENLSRHNNHTTGQIYGSILAKERKGLFLGGTVQVVPHITNEIKQRITRLASKQSLDVVICEIGGTVGDIEGQPFLEAIRQLRLDLGPGNVLYVHVTLVPYIATSGEFKTKPTQHSVRELRAAGIQPDIIIARSTERMPRAAKEKISLFCSVEKEAVIDAPDVESIYEVPLVFHEQELDRLVIAKLGLAENPADLSAWRDFVERERSRTETIHIALVGKYTGLRDAYKSVIEALNHAAVAEGVKIDLVWVESSDYDEDKFQGFKEIDGILVPGGFGTRGIEGKIAVARYAREKRIPYLGLCVGLQIAVIEFARNACGLEDANSTEFDKKNPHPVIDLMPEQKNVYRKGGTMRLGSYPCVLKPETKTRDYYKKEVVFERHRHRYEVNPAYLERLQEAGLAIAGSSPDGLLAEIVELADHPFFIASQFHPEFLSRPLKPHPLFAAFIKEAHEYATRTQLVNPHSK from the coding sequence GTGGCAAAATATATATTCGTAACCGGTGGCGTTGTATCCTCTCTTGGTAAGGGTATAGCCGCATCATCAATAGGGCTTTTATTAAAGAGCCGGGGTTTCAGGGTAACCCTCCAGAAGTTCGATCCTTACATCAACGTCGATCCGGGCACCATGAACCCATATCAACACGGGGAGGTGTTCGTAACCCAGGACGGTGCCGAGACCGACCTTGACCTGGGTCACTACGAGCGATTCATCGACGAAAACCTGTCTCGCCACAATAACCACACCACAGGACAGATCTACGGGAGTATCCTTGCCAAGGAACGCAAGGGTCTCTTTTTGGGAGGCACTGTCCAGGTGGTTCCCCACATCACCAACGAGATCAAGCAGCGTATCACCAGACTCGCCTCCAAGCAGTCGCTGGACGTGGTAATCTGTGAGATCGGCGGCACGGTTGGCGACATCGAGGGTCAGCCCTTCCTTGAGGCCATCCGCCAGCTTAGGCTTGATCTCGGGCCCGGGAACGTTCTCTACGTCCACGTAACCCTTGTCCCATATATCGCAACCTCGGGCGAGTTCAAGACCAAGCCTACCCAGCACTCGGTGCGGGAGCTGCGTGCCGCTGGAATTCAACCGGATATCATCATCGCCCGCTCCACCGAGCGCATGCCCCGCGCCGCAAAGGAAAAGATATCACTCTTCTGCAGCGTAGAGAAGGAAGCGGTAATAGATGCCCCTGATGTAGAAAGTATCTACGAGGTTCCGCTTGTTTTCCACGAGCAGGAACTTGACAGGCTCGTGATTGCAAAGCTCGGGCTCGCTGAGAATCCTGCAGATCTTTCGGCATGGCGAGACTTCGTGGAGCGTGAACGCAGCCGCACGGAGACTATACACATAGCGCTGGTGGGCAAATACACAGGTCTGCGGGACGCCTACAAGAGCGTAATCGAAGCACTTAACCATGCGGCGGTGGCAGAGGGGGTAAAGATAGATCTGGTGTGGGTGGAATCAAGCGATTACGACGAAGATAAGTTCCAAGGATTTAAAGAGATAGACGGCATACTGGTCCCCGGAGGTTTCGGGACCAGAGGAATTGAAGGCAAGATAGCGGTTGCACGTTACGCACGTGAGAAGCGTATCCCCTATCTAGGCCTCTGCGTGGGACTGCAGATCGCGGTGATAGAATTTGCCCGCAACGCATGCGGTCTTGAGGACGCAAACAGCACCGAGTTTGATAAAAAAAACCCGCATCCTGTGATAGATTTGATGCCTGAGCAGAAGAACGTTTACCGCAAGGGCGGGACTATGCGTCTTGGTTCCTATCCGTGCGTGCTTAAACCCGAAACCAAGACACGCGACTACTACAAGAAAGAGGTGGTGTTCGAGCGGCATCGTCACCGCTACGAGGTAAACCCCGCCTATCTGGAACGACTGCAAGAGGCCGGCCTTGCAATCGCCGGCTCATCACCCGACGGGCTTCTCGCAGAGATCGTAGAACTTGCGGATCACCCGTTCTTCATAGCAAGCCAGTTCCATCCGGAGTTTCTCTCAAGGCCTTTGAAACCACACCCTCTGTTTGCAGCCTTCATAAAGGAAGCACATGAGTACGCAACACGTACACAACTCGTCAACCCCCACTCAAAATAA
- the rpoN gene encoding RNA polymerase sigma-54 factor — MRPPPPYGTQRLETSLRPELTLHLTPQMRLRLEILQANILSLEEMLSLEVQQNPALELIEGEPEGEEARTTEEFSIEDFYPHNPGAGYEGAEEKPEPGPQCADRSSLEEHMMLTVVHEFSGCEKDYRIARYILEGLDEDGFLHEDSNSIAKALGITEEQVENIRRRIQLLDPIGIASHDIPEALLVQLEAMGYNEETPEVRIIKEGFDALLQKRITSLSKRLRLPTEVIAEAFETISSLDPKPGRNFHEIASRSVQPDITIRYREGKLEVVINESPLPGLKLAAKFKEILINPKKFSNEEIEFAKRKLESAQLFIKGILQRRDTLEHLAQNILLRNYDFFSGRTNQSTPLLMKDAAEELRLHASTISRAVRDKYIETPVGIFPLRSFFAKGERNPVMEKLKNIIKNEEKTNPLTDAEITERLRNLGVRISRRTVAKYRLRLNIPDRFQRKALG; from the coding sequence ATGAGACCCCCGCCCCCTTACGGAACACAGCGCCTTGAGACCTCGCTTCGACCTGAACTCACCCTACACCTTACCCCCCAGATGCGTCTGCGGCTTGAGATACTGCAAGCCAATATACTCTCCCTTGAGGAGATGCTCTCACTTGAGGTTCAACAAAATCCAGCTCTTGAGTTGATCGAGGGGGAGCCGGAAGGGGAGGAAGCAAGGACCACAGAGGAGTTCTCGATCGAGGACTTCTATCCCCACAACCCTGGTGCAGGTTATGAGGGGGCCGAAGAAAAACCTGAACCCGGACCACAATGCGCGGATCGTTCATCTCTTGAGGAACATATGATGTTAACCGTAGTGCATGAGTTCTCAGGTTGCGAGAAAGACTACCGAATTGCACGCTATATCCTCGAGGGTCTTGACGAGGACGGGTTTCTGCACGAGGACTCTAACTCTATAGCCAAAGCCCTTGGTATAACAGAAGAACAAGTAGAGAATATAAGGCGACGTATCCAGCTCCTGGATCCGATCGGGATAGCCTCACATGATATTCCTGAAGCGCTTTTGGTCCAGCTCGAAGCCATGGGATATAACGAGGAAACCCCGGAGGTCCGTATCATTAAGGAAGGCTTCGATGCCTTGCTCCAGAAAAGGATCACATCCCTATCCAAAAGGTTAAGGCTTCCAACCGAAGTAATTGCTGAGGCATTTGAAACGATCTCCAGCCTTGATCCAAAACCTGGGCGCAACTTCCATGAGATAGCATCTCGTTCTGTTCAGCCGGATATAACGATTCGTTACCGTGAAGGAAAGCTGGAGGTGGTTATAAATGAAAGCCCGTTGCCCGGCCTGAAACTCGCAGCAAAGTTCAAGGAGATCCTTATAAATCCAAAAAAATTCTCCAACGAGGAGATCGAGTTTGCCAAGCGCAAGCTTGAGAGCGCGCAACTCTTTATCAAAGGAATCCTGCAGCGCCGCGATACCCTGGAACATCTGGCTCAAAACATACTTCTTCGCAACTACGACTTCTTCAGCGGACGAACCAACCAATCAACCCCCCTTCTTATGAAGGATGCTGCCGAGGAGTTGAGGTTGCATGCTTCAACGATCTCACGCGCGGTGCGGGACAAGTATATTGAAACCCCGGTCGGCATCTTCCCATTGCGCTCCTTCTTCGCCAAGGGCGAGAGAAACCCTGTAATGGAGAAGCTTAAGAACATAATAAAAAATGAAGAAAAAACCAATCCTCTCACCGACGCGGAGATAACCGAGCGGCTGCGAAATCTGGGGGTTCGTATCTCACGCAGGACAGTCGCCAAGTATCGCCTCCGCCTCAATATCCCGGACCGTTTCCAGCGCAAAGCACTGGGGTAG
- the lptC gene encoding LPS export ABC transporter periplasmic protein LptC: MRKILWLTSWMLGCVLLLGSCSDEEREKVAEEELPSQIVDNFQMQESKSGRDLYFLRGRRAFYYDKRSEIVVLEPHITFYGPGREITSKVVCDSGVISNRTGDLVAYGNVVVTAQDSTILRTDSLAWFNRRAKIETDAEVSISSPQGTIRGKGLISDADLNRIEIKEEVKGTTPFSVEEESE, encoded by the coding sequence ATGCGAAAGATCCTTTGGTTAACTTCCTGGATGTTGGGCTGCGTATTGCTTCTTGGGTCGTGTTCAGATGAAGAACGGGAAAAGGTCGCCGAAGAAGAACTGCCAAGCCAGATAGTAGATAACTTCCAGATGCAGGAGTCTAAAAGCGGCAGGGACCTTTACTTCCTGCGGGGCCGCCGCGCGTTCTACTACGATAAACGATCGGAGATCGTCGTTCTTGAGCCGCACATAACCTTTTACGGCCCTGGTAGGGAGATAACCTCCAAGGTAGTATGCGACTCAGGTGTGATATCGAACCGCACAGGCGACCTTGTGGCCTACGGGAACGTTGTTGTCACTGCGCAGGATAGCACGATCCTTCGCACAGACTCACTCGCCTGGTTCAACCGACGCGCCAAGATAGAGACCGACGCAGAGGTGTCGATCTCTTCACCCCAGGGGACCATCAGGGGTAAGGGACTGATATCCGACGCCGACCTGAATCGCATAGAGATCAAGGAAGAGGTCAAGGGAACCACCCCATTCTCGGTGGAGGAGGAGAGTGAATGA
- a CDS encoding methyl-viologen-reducing hydrogenase subunit delta: MSENFEPKIVGFFCNWCTAAAADLAGTSRIQYPANVRPIRVMCSGSVDASYVIKALLEGADGVLIGGCHPGDCHYVNGNYKARRRVALLNSIFNTLKLDPERVWLRWISASEGLRFAKVIRQMTEELSQKGPNPMGKSPQT; encoded by the coding sequence ATGAGTGAGAATTTTGAACCAAAGATCGTGGGATTCTTCTGCAACTGGTGCACCGCTGCTGCCGCGGACCTGGCCGGCACCTCGCGTATCCAGTATCCGGCCAACGTGCGGCCCATACGGGTGATGTGCTCCGGTTCGGTGGATGCAAGCTACGTTATCAAAGCACTTCTTGAAGGTGCCGACGGTGTGCTCATCGGCGGATGCCATCCCGGAGACTGCCACTACGTTAACGGAAACTATAAGGCCAGGCGCAGGGTGGCACTTCTTAACTCCATCTTCAACACCCTTAAGCTTGACCCTGAACGGGTGTGGCTGCGCTGGATATCCGCGTCCGAAGGTTTGCGGTTCGCCAAGGTGATCAGACAGATGACCGAAGAGCTTAGCCAAAAAGGCCCGAACCCGATGGGTAAATCCCCGCAGACCTAG
- the lptB gene encoding LPS export ABC transporter ATP-binding protein: protein MAPTSGEKKKQHRSKTKVKANTSVLRTEGLCKEFGKRPVVQDVSLQLHQGEVVGLLGPNGAGKTTTFSMIIGFLQPTAGEIRLDDRRINDLPIFRRARLGIGYLSQEASIFRKLSVEDNIKAVLELRGYSKEEIGERTETLLKKFEIENIRRSKGNTLSGGERRRVEIARALATQPKFLLLDEPFTGIDPIVRGEIQEMILLLKKEGIGIFVTDHNVRETLEITDRTYLMYDSRILVSGTPHELVSNKRVREVYLGKEFKI, encoded by the coding sequence GTGGCACCTACTTCTGGCGAGAAGAAGAAGCAGCACCGCAGCAAGACTAAAGTTAAGGCCAATACAAGTGTCTTGCGCACCGAAGGTCTGTGTAAGGAGTTCGGCAAACGGCCGGTTGTACAGGATGTATCCTTACAGCTGCATCAGGGTGAGGTGGTAGGGCTCCTGGGGCCCAACGGAGCGGGCAAAACCACAACCTTCTCGATGATCATCGGATTCCTGCAGCCGACAGCAGGAGAGATTAGATTAGACGACCGACGGATCAACGATCTGCCTATCTTCCGCCGTGCCCGACTGGGGATAGGCTATCTCTCACAGGAAGCATCCATATTCCGCAAGTTAAGCGTTGAGGATAACATAAAGGCCGTTCTTGAGCTAAGAGGCTACTCCAAGGAAGAGATCGGGGAACGCACAGAGACCCTCTTAAAGAAGTTCGAGATCGAGAACATACGGCGGTCGAAGGGAAACACTCTATCAGGTGGCGAAAGACGCAGGGTGGAGATAGCCCGCGCGCTTGCCACCCAACCCAAGTTCCTCTTACTTGACGAGCCCTTCACCGGTATCGACCCGATAGTGCGAGGTGAGATACAGGAGATGATCCTCCTTTTAAAGAAAGAGGGGATCGGGATATTCGTAACCGACCACAACGTGCGAGAGACCCTTGAGATCACCGACCGTACATACCTGATGTACGACTCACGGATCCTTGTCTCAGGTACACCTCACGAGCTTGTCTCGAACAAGAGGGTGCGCGAGGTTTACCTGGGCAAAGAATTCAAGATATGA